The proteins below are encoded in one region of Amorphus orientalis:
- a CDS encoding Hsp20 family protein, with product MSRLTTFSSPFLLGFDDIERVLDRVSKAANDGYPPYNIERLPDGDDRGDILRITLAVAGFRRDQLDVTLEENQLVIRGRQIDDDSGREFLHRGIAARQFQRTFVLAEGIEIRSAELKDGLLSIDLIRPEPERIVRKIDITAHD from the coding sequence ATGTCGCGTTTGACGACGTTTTCGAGCCCGTTCCTGCTCGGGTTCGACGATATCGAGCGCGTGCTCGACCGGGTGTCGAAAGCCGCCAATGACGGCTATCCGCCCTACAACATCGAACGTCTTCCCGACGGCGACGACCGGGGAGACATCCTGCGCATCACGCTCGCAGTCGCCGGCTTCCGGCGCGACCAGCTGGACGTGACGCTGGAGGAGAATCAGCTCGTCATTCGCGGCCGTCAGATCGACGACGACAGCGGCCGGGAGTTCCTCCACCGCGGCATCGCGGCCCGCCAGTTCCAGCGCACGTTCGTCCTCGCAGAGGGGATCGAGATCCGCAGCGCGGAACTGAAGGACGGGCTCCTGTCGATCGACCTCATCCGCCCGGAGCCGGAGCGGATCGTGCGCAAGATCGACATCACCGCCCACGACTGA